The genomic segment ATGAGATTCTTTtaggtttttgtttttttatagaTTATAGAACTTAGCAATTTTCCTCATAATTATTTGTTAAATGTCATTAAgatttcctttcaaaataaatatCATTAAAATTAACTAATGTGAAATTACCAAAAACACCCCAACCGATCGTCACCTCCCAGCCACTCTCTCCCTCACCAACCTTTCAACTCTCTACTACACAttcaaaaaaaacacaaaaaggcACACCAAAGCTTCTTTCACTCTCCGGAAATTGACACACACAACACACAACACACAACACACACTACTCATGCCTCTCTTCACCTCCAAATTCAACCTTTTCTTCTAAATCCTACAAATTTTCCCAAACATTTTGTGGAATAAATAgaaccattcattcatttcaagtTATTGAAATGGCTTCCACCGCTGTCACCCATGTCCTGAACCCGGATACGGATACTTCCATGACCACTCCGCTGCTCCGCCCGCGTCAGGCGGAGGCGAACCATGGTCGACCCGGAACAGCTCCACTGGCTGTTCTACTCGGTCGGGTCACGGGTCGACGTGGAGCTTCCATGCTGGTCCGGGAAACGGCAGCTCGGCAGCTGGAGGAGCGCCGCGCCGACTGGGGCTACTCGAAACCGGTGGTGGCGTTGGATATAATGTGGAATTTGGCGTTTGTGTTTGTTTCGATAGTTATGGTTTTATGTACTGTGAAGGAGAGGGAGAATGTGCCCATTAGGGTTTGGATATGTGGATATGCTCTGCAGTGTTTGGTCCATGTGGCGTTAGTTTGGATTGAGTATAGGCGGAGGAATAGGAGGGGAAATTGGGGGAACAGTAGGTGGAGAGGGTATTCGGAGAATGGTGGTGGAGGGGATGGGGGAAATGGGGAAATTGAGGAGGATGAGGAGGGAAATGGTGGTGGAGCTTTGGGGCAATCGAACCGGTCAACgtaagtttttttttcatttaagtTAAGTTTTACTGGTTTTTCTTTTTAGCTGGATTGGATTTTAAAGTTTGGAACTTTAACATGCGGTTGTTTTTTAAGGTTGGAAATGTTATATTTACAGGTTTATATGAATAAGTGGATTATGAAGTATGAAGCCTCCACATTATGTCTCTCTGTTTAATTGTTTCTGGTTGATGAGTTTGGACTATAAAATTCATAGCTTGAAATGGATAATTGCGCGCGGCAAAGTTAATAAAATTGGAACTTATATCCTTAAATTTTGTACGTGTGTATGTGAGAGTGTGCGTGTTTGTCTGTTGTCCAAAAGGCTGTAGCTTTATTTTGTGTGTTAAAAGTTGGAGTATCATGATAGATAGCTTGAAAGGGATAATTCGGTACACGGCTTAGTTAACACAGATTCCAAGAATGGAGCTGTAACATTTTGTTTCTGTATGAGGTTTTGTTGTACTTTATGCTATTGGTTAGAATTGCAATGTTGCAATTTATAGTTTGATATGCTTGACAATGCGCATGTTTTAGTCTATTTGTTAAGTTCAACTTCGAGGTATGAAAGCTTGAAGGATGTGTTTTTTCGGGTTGTAGCTTTATTTTTCCATGTCTAGGTGTCAAGTGGAATAGTTTATACCTTGACGTTTTATGGGAAACTCTAGTTGCTTATGACTTGTGTTAAAAGCTGAATTGTGTGGACTTTGGAGCTTTAGCTTTGTGTTTGTAGGATTTGGAAGTCAGAAATAATTGAGTCACTTATGCCCATTACATTGTGATTGAATGGGAGAATGGAAGTTTGTAACTTGGCATATGCAATTATGCATGTGTGTATCTCTGGACATTATGTTATCTTTTGCGAGAGATTATAGTTCCATTTAACTCATACTACATGCTGACTTGTTCTCTTTTTTGGTAGTTGGATATAAAGTTTGTTGCTTTAGATTCTAGTGCATGGGAGTTTTGGAATATAGTGGATTGAGGTTATTGATAAATATAAAAGCTTAAGTGACTAATTGTTGAAATATTTTAGTGATGCATAGGAACTCTTGGTTTATGTTGTCATGATGCCACAACCTACTTCTGTTGTTTCCAGAGTGTGTATTTTCCCGCCTTGACTTGCCAAGAAGTTTTGCCATATGCCCTAGAAGCACAAACTTTTGGCTCTAATGAAACTCTAAATTGTCTTGGAAGTTTCTAAGGGTGATTTTATGCCTTAGACTGACTATTGTTTGTCATTTTTGTTGGTTTGGGCTGTCTTCTTTATTGGAAAGTTTGTTTTATCACTATTGGAGAAAAGCGAAGATGCCTTCTTGACTGCTTGTTTTTTTGTGCATAATCCAGTTGCATTAAACGATGTGAATCTGTAAACACAATGGCATCCTTTCTATGGTGGATAATTGGCTTTTACTGGGTAGTCTCTGGTGGCGAAGTTCTTATGCAGGGGGCCCCCCGTCTGTACTGGTATGCCTTTATCCAATTGCATTtcagattttctttttgtttattttatctaGATAACTGCTCAAGGTTGTTGATatagtttataaatgtaaattaaGCTTCTCATTTTTGCCTTATGATACAGTTATTTTGCTTGTTTATATAACATGCTTGTGAGTCTAGATTGTGGTGACAAGATTGCCATCTCTGCATGTTGAATTATATGTTTGATGAtttccttttcttgtcattACTGAATTGTTATATCCATTTTTTCTTGTCCTGattaaaattgaaagaaaatataaaatattcataACTTCCTTCTACAGACAATATTGTTTGGAGTGTTTTCCATAATAATGGTTACTAAAGAAAATTACCCCCTCCCCCTTCTGCCCacagaaaaaacaaataaaaaagattagaaaagaacagaagaaaaaaccaaaaatcGCTAAACAGCTAGTTTTGGATTGAAATGGCACTTGCTGACAacatttaaaaaatgaattcgGACAAATTTACTTTGGTCTCCTAAAATTagattaattattattttcctAGACAAAGCCTTACCATTGACCAGCTGTATGTTTTCATGTTACTCATGGGGCATCAGTTACTGTATTTTCTATATCAGCTTTGTCAATGTCTAGAAATTTTTTGACATATGGTTCTTTATTGTCTTTTTTCTTCAAACGAATGTTTTCTGCTAAAAGCATTTTGTTCTTTATTCTCTGTTTtcttcaaatgaattttttctgCTAAAAGCATTTGTTAGATTCTGAGTATAATGCTGCTAATTTGTTGAGTATAAGGTcagaaatcaatttttttaaagcTCACCCTCCCTATATTACGGCTCCTGTCACTAGCTGTATTCGAAAGTTTGTTGGCTACTACAAACTGTTTCTTTTTATGTCAATTAAAGCTTGCATCTACAGCCggtaaaaattttttatctttcatttttcttcttcaactCAGCATTGAGAAACGATTTCAATTAAAACTGGCAGATATAGATCATGAgaattctggttttgagcaTTGCAGGTTGGCGGTCGTATTTCTGGCATTTGATGTGTTCTTTGCCATCTTTTGTGTGGTTTTGGCATGCCTGATAGGACTTGCCCTGTGTTGCTGCTTGCCTTGCATCATAGCAATTCTTTATGCAGTTGCTGGGCAGGTAAGCCTCAAAAATCTCAATGCAGTCACCACAGGCAATGTAGACACACTCAGTTTGATGGTAAGCCTGTTGATAATAGATTGCTAACTTCAACTTTTGTTCAAACACACAGGAAGGTGCATCTGATGCTGATCTAAGTATGCTTCCTAAGTACAGGTTTGAAATATCTATGGATGAGGATAAGCCTATTGGATCTGGTAAAATGGTCCCTATTCAATCGAGCGGTGGATATTTGGCTCTTGAACGTAATCTTTTACCTGAGGATGCAGTAAGTTACCACTCTTGTGGAAATGCTAAAGCTGGTTCTCTTCCTAATGCATAAACCTGTCGTGGTTGCCTGAAGTTTTTGTCTGTAAATCCCATTGTAGAAGTCCAATGAAATTGGAATGTTCTATTTTACTGCCCTGAACCATAAAAAAGCAGATTGGAAAGTCAGCATACATATTATGAAATTTCCATCCATCCATAGACCTATCTATTATCTTGACCTAGATTTACCAAATCTTATGGTTTTATGAGGCCTCTATGCTCTGAGTTTGTTAAAGCAGCTTGTGGCTATGGGCATCACAATACAATATGCTAATAAAAAATGCTGTATgaataaaataagataaatattaaaaataaatcTTGCTCCATAACTGCGCTCATACTCTCAATGCATTGCAGTTTCACCTTGATTGCTTTTGGTCTTGACCTTTTGGTTTCCTTCTGTTTGTTCCTAGGAATGCTGTATCTGTCTTACTGCATACGATGATGGGGCAGATCTCCAAGCTCTTCCTTGCAACCATCATTTCCACGAACCTTGTATAGTGAAATGGCTTAAGATGAATGCAACATGTCCTCTCTGCAAGTACAACATTCTGAAGGGTACTGAGCAGGTTTAGAACGAGGCAGAATAGACAAGTTGATATAGGTTCTTCTATCTGCTGTCAGTCAGTGTTTATATGTACAGCGATATGAAGGCTGGAAGAAACAGCTTTCAAATACCTTTTAGGAGAATAAGATGCATCATTTGTTTGTTGAGTTTCTGTCATGTATTCGGCCTCTTAGATTTCTTTTGGCAATTTGTGTTCCCTTCCAATTGAGTTATTTAAAGCTCATTGGTAGTAGATATGAATTAAGAAGTTTCCAGCCATGTAAATATTCAGTCAAAGTTACTTTGCAGTTGATGTTGTTTAAAGTTTCCTTGGTAGTAGGTATGAATTAAAAAGCTTCCAGCCTTGTAAATATTCAGTTAAAAGTTGCTACTCTGCAGTTGATCCTTCAGATACAAAGGTGGTTGGAGATGCATGTAGTATGTAGTGGTTGACTCTGATGCTGTGGGCTTTAGGTGAACTGGAATTGTTCTTCTGTGTTTCTTGGTTTGTTTTTTGATTGATTGGCAGCTAGCTGGCTTGCATACAATTCCTACAACGCTAGTTTATCATAGCCTTTTAAATATTAACTAAACTACATAAACACAAGCTCTGTGGGCTGCTTACTTCCAATCTTCCTTTCacggagaaaaagaaaaataaaaatttaaaaaaagttgaatttcaatcttcatttgttcatttcctCTTTAATTCGTCCTTCCCTAATATAAGAATGTCCAAAGAAGAAGaattaagggggaaaaaaaggaaatggaagGGACTAGTCTACAAGGCTTGCCCCTGATGCTTATAGTGTGTTTAGAGTTTAAAACCTTTCCTGGACAGGTTGAGGGATTGGCAACCCGCTTGAGACAATGCTTACCGTGTTATGTGTCATGTTATTATTCGACTTAAAAGTCTAATCtgttgaaaaaatatataaagaataaattattattattattatttttggctTTGAGCATCCGGTATCTCCACCTCAGTGAGACTAATCCGGATTCGACCAAATGAGTGCCCACAGAGTCCGATTCTTACTAAGGGGTGAAGGTCTGTCCAAAACTCTTCAATGCACCACATGTAGGTTTCGAACTTGCGATTTCCTGTTGGCATTAACTACCCACTTATCAAATCGCCCAAGTTCATAGGTTAATTCAACATGAATAAGAAAGATTTTAGCaacttcttttattattttaatttttgctaTAGTAAATACTATAGAGaagatatatataaatatatatataataaagggCAATAATACTTATCGTACATAATTTCAGCAATAAAAGGGTAATAACATTATTAAACtcaatcttttttttccctcacaAAGTATCGATGGAGTGGGGACAAGTATACTTTCAAAGTTTTAGATTTGTAAAGTGTGACTACTCCCAAAATTTAGGAGagcaaagtgaattttttttttatggtatCAATCTATAAAACAATTTGAtgggtttctttttttctttttctttttctttagatCTACCTAGCTAGATTTGATCAGAGAGGAAAACAAGTGAAGTGGTCAAATTCTTAGAAGCTTATTCCTTATCGCGCTAAACAAATTTGTTGGTTAGATCCATTTTCGATGTGGAAGATATATATTagtttaaactttaaacaaaAGGATTTCCTAAAAATTCTTCACTTGCCTTTAATGGAGATTAAGCTACAATCCATGATCTCTACATCATGAAATTTTACGTGAAAGAAAGTGTAACCAAAAATAGGTTTTTCTGaaaagatgattttttttttcataatagcAGCAAGCTGTCTTTTGAATGACATGTCTATAACGCAAACACAAGCTTCATTACCGAATTACTGTGCTCTTGCATTAGAAGAAAAGcagctagaaaaattatcttatTGAGTATATGTAATCCTTTCAGATAACTAGGGCTCCATTTGGATTggcttatttttcaaaaataagtttttaaATACGATACTATAGTAATACAtacaaaaataactcaaaaaacatctcattcatataatatatcaaaaacaattcacaaatatacacaaaaaaaaaataaattttacaacATTTTTCACCTATCACCACCACCCTTCCCTCCTTCTTTCTCCTCCcccttcctcttcctcctcctcctcctccctcttcccCTTCCTCGACATCCCCTGACCCTTCCTTCTCTCCCTTGATCTAGTCACGACCAGATCACAACCTTCTGGTTGCGATCTAGTCACGGCCTTTGGTCATGACCGGAGGCCTCAACCAAattgaggggggggggggggggggggggggggaggggagggAAAGGCCAGGAGGTGGAGGGGAAGGGGAGGGGAGGAGGAAAAGGGAGGGGGTGTGGCAATGGTAGGTGGGGGTGGTGTTGGTGGTGGTTGTGGTTGTAGATCgtagtattaatttttaaaaagtatcctaaaatattttaattaaaaGGTGCTCTAAAATATATTCAAAAAATCCCTCCAAaaaacatcacaaaaaatatttacagtaaaagtttttcatatatactGCTACAGTAGTTATTAAACCTAACCTGACTTAATAATTGAATCGGTTGGCCTGGTGAACTGAGCATCAAGCTGGGTTGGGTTTCTAGTTTGATTGGAC from the Coffea arabica cultivar ET-39 chromosome 11e, Coffea Arabica ET-39 HiFi, whole genome shotgun sequence genome contains:
- the LOC140021459 gene encoding E3 ubiquitin protein ligase RIE1-like — protein: MASTAVTHVLNPDTDTSMTTPLLRPRQAEANHGRPGTAPLAVLLGRVTGRRGASMLVRETAARQLEERRADWGYSKPVVALDIMWNLAFVFVSIVMVLCTVKERENVPIRVWICGYALQCLVHVALVWIEYRRRNRRGNWGNSRWRGYSENGGGGDGGNGEIEEDEEGNGGGALGQSNRSTCIKRCESVNTMASFLWWIIGFYWVVSGGEVLMQGAPRLYWLAVVFLAFDVFFAIFCVVLACLIGLALCCCLPCIIAILYAVAGQEGASDADLSMLPKYRFEISMDEDKPIGSGKMVPIQSSGGYLALERNLLPEDAECCICLTAYDDGADLQALPCNHHFHEPCIVKWLKMNATCPLCKYNILKGTEQV